In Ktedonobacterales bacterium, the sequence GCTCCATTGGAACAATGGGACGTACCAGGCGCACCCCCAAGAAGTGCCGCCGAGTTAGTAAGTGGGCTTGAAGCCACCTGGCAGATGATTCAGACGGCGCTCGTTCGCTGGACCCCTGCCAACCTGGACGACGTGTTCACGGAGGTGCAGGACGAGCAAACGTATAGCTTCACGCGTCAAGGGATCATCTGGAGCAGCATCAAACATGATCTCCACCACGGCGGCGAGGTCTCTTTCACGCTAGGGACACACCATGTAGCGGCACTCGATCTCTAATGCAGCGTTTGTTTGAGAGCATTTCCAAATCAAGGAGCATGAGGACTGGTTTGGAAATGCTCTCCTATAAAGGGAAAGGAGTTATAGACCTTATGCCAGGAGCAGTTCCCCGCCCACTAGTACTGATTGTGATGGATGGCTGGGGCATCAATCCCCGTTCTGAGGCTAACGCGATTGCGCTGGCGCAGACTCCGCATATTGATCGGATTGCGCGCGCGTTTCCCCACACACAGCTTGCCACCAGCGGCCCGGCGGTGGGTCTGCCGGAAGGGCAGATGGGCAATTCGGAAGTGGGCCATCTGAATATTGGCGCGGGCAAGCGCGTGCTTCAGGAGTTTACGCGAGTCTCCTCGGCGATTCACGATAGAACTTTTTTTGAGAACGAGGCGCTGCTCAAGGCGGTTCACCATGTCAGGCAAAACCATAGCGCGCTGCATTTGTGCGGGTTGATCGGCCCTGGCGGGGTCCACGCGCACCAGAGCCATCTCTATGCCTGTTTGCAACTGGCGGCGCGGCATGAGGTGGAGCGCGTTTACATCCATGCTTTCACTGATGGCCGCGATACCTCGCCCTTTGGTGGGCTGGAGTATATGAAGGAACTGGTGGCGCAGACAGAAGAGATTGATAGCGCGCATCCGGCGCGGGTGGCTACGATCTCCGGGCGCTATTATGCGATGGACCGCGATAACCGCTGGGATCGGATCGCCAAAACCTATTTCGCCATGACGCGCGGCGAAGGCCGCCAGGCCAGCGATCCAGTGGCGGCGATTCAACAGTCGTATGATGAGAAAGTGACCGACGAGTTTATTGTACCCGTTGTGCTGATGCAGGATGGCCGCCCGGTGGCGACGGTCAAGGCGGGCGACAGCGTGATCTATTTTAACTTCCGCTCTGATCGTGGGCGCGAGTTGACGAAAGCTTTTGTGCTGGATACGCTGCCGCCGCAGGCTGAGGGGAAGTTTGCGCGCGGGCCAAAACTGGATGGCCTGGTCTTTGTGACGATGACGGAGTATGAGTCGGGGCTGCCGGTGGACGTGGCTTTTCCGGCAGATAACGTTGATCTGCCGCTGGCAAAGTTGCTCTCGGATCGGGGGATGCGTCAGTTTCATACCGCTGAGACGGAGAAGTACGCGCATGTCACGTTCTTCTTTAACGGTGGACGCGAAGCGCCGTTTCCTGGCGAAGACCGGCTGCTGGTGCCATCGCCCAAAGTGGCAACTTATGATCTGAAGCCGGAGATGAGCGCGCCGGAAGTGACCGACGAGGCGGTGCGGCGCATTAACAGCGGCGAGTATGACGTGGTGATTATGAACTACGCAAATGCGGATATGGTGGGGCATACCGCTGTGCTGGCTGCGGCTATTAAGGCGGTGGAGACGGTGGATGCGGGCGTGGGGCGCGTGGTGGATGCGGCGCTGGCGAAAGGCGGCGCGGCGCTGATTACCGCCGATCATGGTAACGCCGAGCAGTTGATTGAGTATGATACGGGTAAGCCGCACACGTCGCATACGACCAATCCGGTACCGCTGTATTTCGCTGTGCCACAGATGCCCGATGCCCGCCTGCGCGGCGATGGCATTCTGGCCGATGTCGCGCCAACGATGCTGCACCTCTTGCAGGTTCCCCAGCCCAAAGAGATGACCGGGCGCACGCTGATCATCGGCGAGTAAGGGCGCTGCTTATTTCGATTCGGGGCGTGTGCGCCGCTTTGGTGGCTCCGGCAGCAGGGTCTGGTCGTAGAGCGCCGCCGATGGGTACTCGCCGGAGGCGTGCGCCTCTTTGTGCGGGCGTGGTCCAGTCGGGGGCGCGCTGCTGGCGTTGTCTATGACTTCTGCTGGCGCTGCCGCCGGGGTTGGCGGCGCTGCGGGCTGCTGTGCTGGCGGCTGCTCCTGGACAGGCGGCCTCTGGGCGGCCCAGGGAGCATGCTGCGCTGGCGGCTGGCTGCCGATTTGCCACTGTGGCTGCCTCGGCAGCGCCGATAGGGTTCGGCGGCGCTCTGCTGCCAGCCAGAGGGCAGCGCCGACCAGGATGAGAAAGCCG encodes:
- the gpmI gene encoding 2,3-bisphosphoglycerate-independent phosphoglycerate mutase; the protein is MPGAVPRPLVLIVMDGWGINPRSEANAIALAQTPHIDRIARAFPHTQLATSGPAVGLPEGQMGNSEVGHLNIGAGKRVLQEFTRVSSAIHDRTFFENEALLKAVHHVRQNHSALHLCGLIGPGGVHAHQSHLYACLQLAARHEVERVYIHAFTDGRDTSPFGGLEYMKELVAQTEEIDSAHPARVATISGRYYAMDRDNRWDRIAKTYFAMTRGEGRQASDPVAAIQQSYDEKVTDEFIVPVVLMQDGRPVATVKAGDSVIYFNFRSDRGRELTKAFVLDTLPPQAEGKFARGPKLDGLVFVTMTEYESGLPVDVAFPADNVDLPLAKLLSDRGMRQFHTAETEKYAHVTFFFNGGREAPFPGEDRLLVPSPKVATYDLKPEMSAPEVTDEAVRRINSGEYDVVIMNYANADMVGHTAVLAAAIKAVETVDAGVGRVVDAALAKGGAALITADHGNAEQLIEYDTGKPHTSHTTNPVPLYFAVPQMPDARLRGDGILADVAPTMLHLLQVPQPKEMTGRTLIIGE
- a CDS encoding DinB family protein is translated as MAEQQTDLLPFYTGWDAYQALLIKAIAPLSSEQLALRVAPHLRSIGENVAHIISGRVSNFHLVMGEGGAELAPLEQWDVPGAPPRSAAELVSGLEATWQMIQTALVRWTPANLDDVFTEVQDEQTYSFTRQGIIWSSIKHDLHHGGEVSFTLGTHHVAALDL